In one window of Halomarina pelagica DNA:
- a CDS encoding DUF488 domain-containing protein → MTRVYTFGHSSRSIEEFVSALRAYDITIVVDIRRFPGSRRNPQFGADALAAALDEHGIKYRHFEALGGRRSAPPADSPNDEWENNSFQAYADYALTDEFQTALDELVALAETEVPVIVCAEAVYWRCHRRIVADWLLARGCEVVNIYDAGRADEHELTRFAEISNGRVTYPADRS, encoded by the coding sequence ATGACCCGCGTGTACACTTTCGGCCACTCCTCACGCTCGATCGAGGAGTTCGTCTCGGCACTCCGTGCGTACGATATCACCATCGTGGTCGATATTCGTCGGTTTCCGGGCTCGCGACGGAATCCACAGTTCGGTGCCGACGCGCTGGCTGCGGCCCTCGACGAGCACGGCATCAAGTATCGCCATTTCGAAGCGCTTGGAGGGAGACGTTCGGCTCCGCCCGCGGATTCACCGAACGATGAGTGGGAGAACAATTCGTTTCAGGCCTACGCCGACTACGCGCTCACCGACGAGTTCCAGACCGCACTCGACGAATTGGTCGCCCTCGCAGAGACGGAAGTACCGGTGATCGTCTGTGCCGAGGCCGTCTACTGGCGGTGTCACCGCCGGATCGTCGCCGACTGGCTCCTCGCTCGTGGCTGCGAGGTCGTCAACATCTATGATGCTGGCCGCGCTGACGAGCACGAGCTGACTCGCTTCGCAGAGATATCCAATGGACGGGTCACCTACCCAGCTGACCGATCGTAG